One segment of Urocitellus parryii isolate mUroPar1 chromosome 5, mUroPar1.hap1, whole genome shotgun sequence DNA contains the following:
- the Rlig1 gene encoding RNA ligase 1 — protein MRRLGSVQRKMPCVFVTEVKDEPSAKREHQPFKVLATETVSHKALDADIYSAIPTEKVDGTCCYVTTYKDQPYLWARLDRKPNKKADKRFKNFLHSKENSKEFLWNVEEDFKPVPECWIPAKEIEKLNGNPVPDENGHIPGWVPVEKNNKQYCWHSSVVNYEFEIALVLKHHPDDPGLLEISAVPLSDLLEQTLELIGTNINGNPYGLGNKKHPLHLLVPHGAFQIRNLPTLKHSDLLSWFEGCEEGKIEGIVWHCHDGCLIKVHRHHLGLCWPIPDTYINSKPVIINVNLNKYDYAFDDTKCLFSHFSKINNQKFGRLKDIIFDV, from the exons ATGAGACGCTTGGGCTCCGTGCAGCGGAAAATGCCGTGTGTGTTTGTGACGGAGGTGAAAGATGAGCCTTCCGCCAAAAGGGAGCATCAG ccaTTTAAAGTTTTGGCAACTGAAACTGTAAGTCACAAGGCATTAGATGCAGATATATACAGTGCAATTCCAACAGAAAAAGTGGATGGAACATGTTGTTATGTTACTACCtacaaag atcagCCATATCTTTGGGCTCGACTAGATAGAAAACCcaacaaaaaagctgacaaaagatttaaaaattttctacattCCAAAGAAAACTCAAAAG aatttctttggaATGTTGAGGAGGATTTCAAACCTGTTCCAGAGTGCTGGATACcagcaaaggaaatagaaaaattaaatggaaatccAGTACCTGATGAAAATGGACACATTCCTG GTTGGGTACCGGTggagaaaaacaacaaacagtATTGCTGGCATTCCTCTGTAGTTAATTATGAATTTGAAATTGCTCTGGTACTAAAGCATCATCCGGATGATCCTGGACTTTTGGAAATTAGTGCAGTGCCACTGTCGGATCTCTTAGAACAAACATTGGAGCTTATAGGAACAAATATCAATGGAAACCCCTATG GGTTAGGAAACAAGAAACATCCATTACATCTTCTTGTACCACATGGAGcatttcaaataagaaatttGCCTACATTGAAGCACAGTGATCTGTTGTCCTGGTTTGAAGGTTGCGAAGAGGGTAAAATTGAAGGAATAGTATGGCATTGCCATGATGGCTGCTtaattaag gTCCATCGCCATCATCTTGGTTTATGCTGGCCAATTCCAGATACTTATATTAATTCAAAACCCGTTATTATCAACGTGAACCTGAACAAATATGACTATGCCTTTGATGATACCAAGTGTTTGTTtagtcatttttcaaaaataaataatcagaaattTGGTAGGCTCAAAGACATAATATTtgatgtataa